One Streptomyces sp. NBC_00102 DNA segment encodes these proteins:
- a CDS encoding cobyric acid synthase — translation MGGGLLVAGTTSDAGKSVVTAGICRWLVRQGVKVAPFKAQNMSLNSFVTREGAEIGRAQAMQAQAARVEPSALMNPVLLKPGGDRSSQVVLMGKPVGEMSARGYHGGRQESLFGTVVDCLERLRGTYDAVICEGAGSPAEINLRRTDIVNMGVARAARFPVLVVGDIDRGGVFASFFGTTALLSPEDQELIAGYLVNKFRGDVSLLEPGLDMLLGLTGRRTYGVLPFTHGLGIDEEDGLRVSLRGTVRESVVAPPLGEDVLRVAVCAVPLMSNFTDVDALAAEPGVIVRFVDRPEELADADLVVVPGTRGTVKALEWLRARGLADALVRRAAEGRPVLGICGGFQVLGERIEDEVESRAGVVEGLGLLPVRVRFAREKTLARPVGTALGEPVEGYEIHHGVADVRDGEPFLDGCRVGQVWGTHWHGSLESDAFRRAFLTEVARASGRRFTAAPDTSFAALREEQLDLLGDLIEEHADTDALWRLIEQGAPKGLPFVGPGAPVLPGAGADVGSEPPAVPPAVTRTNVSDTIQEAL, via the coding sequence ATGGGCGGCGGGCTGCTGGTCGCCGGTACGACCTCCGACGCGGGCAAGAGCGTCGTCACGGCGGGGATCTGCCGGTGGCTGGTGCGGCAGGGGGTGAAGGTCGCCCCGTTCAAGGCGCAGAACATGTCGCTGAACTCCTTCGTGACCCGGGAGGGTGCCGAGATCGGGCGGGCCCAGGCCATGCAGGCGCAGGCCGCCCGGGTCGAGCCGTCGGCGCTGATGAACCCGGTGCTGCTCAAGCCCGGTGGCGACCGGTCCAGCCAGGTCGTACTGATGGGCAAGCCGGTGGGCGAGATGAGCGCGCGCGGCTACCACGGGGGCCGTCAGGAGTCGCTGTTCGGGACGGTCGTGGACTGCCTGGAGCGGCTGCGGGGCACGTATGACGCCGTGATCTGCGAAGGGGCGGGCAGTCCGGCAGAGATCAATCTGCGGCGGACCGACATCGTGAACATGGGCGTGGCCCGGGCGGCGCGGTTCCCGGTGCTGGTCGTCGGCGACATCGACCGGGGCGGGGTGTTCGCCTCGTTCTTCGGCACGACGGCGCTGCTGAGCCCCGAGGACCAGGAGCTGATCGCCGGCTATCTGGTCAACAAGTTCCGCGGTGACGTCTCGCTGCTGGAGCCGGGCCTCGACATGCTGCTGGGGCTGACCGGGCGGCGGACGTACGGGGTGCTGCCGTTCACGCACGGTCTCGGCATCGACGAGGAGGACGGGCTGCGGGTGTCGCTGCGCGGGACCGTCCGGGAGTCGGTGGTGGCGCCGCCGCTCGGCGAGGACGTGTTGCGGGTGGCGGTGTGCGCGGTGCCGCTGATGTCGAACTTCACCGACGTGGACGCGCTGGCCGCCGAGCCGGGCGTGATCGTGCGGTTCGTGGACCGGCCGGAGGAGCTGGCCGACGCGGACCTGGTCGTGGTGCCCGGTACCCGGGGCACCGTGAAGGCGCTGGAGTGGCTGCGTGCCCGGGGGCTCGCGGACGCCCTGGTCCGGCGGGCCGCCGAGGGCCGTCCGGTGCTGGGGATCTGCGGCGGTTTCCAGGTGCTCGGCGAGCGGATCGAGGACGAGGTCGAGTCGCGGGCCGGTGTGGTCGAGGGGCTCGGCCTGCTGCCGGTACGCGTCCGGTTCGCGCGGGAGAAGACCCTGGCCCGGCCGGTCGGTACGGCGCTCGGAGAGCCGGTGGAGGGGTACGAGATCCACCACGGGGTCGCCGACGTGCGGGACGGCGAACCGTTCCTGGACGGGTGCCGGGTGGGCCAGGTGTGGGGGACGCACTGGCACGGGTCGCTGGAGAGCGACGCGTTCCGGCGGGCGTTCCTGACGGAGGTCGCGCGGGCCTCGGGGCGGCGGTTCACGGCCGCCCCGGACACCAGCTTCGCCGCGTTGCGCGAGGAGCAGCTGGACCTGCTGGGCGACCTGATCGAGGAGCACGCGGACACCGACGCCCTGTGGCGGCTGATCGAACAGGGCGCGCCGAAGGGGCTGCCGTTCGTCGGTCCGGGCGCCCCGGTACTGCCGGGTGCGGGCGCCGATGTCGGGTCCGAACCGCCCGCCGTACCGCCCGCCGTGACGCGCACGAACGTTTCCGACACCATCCAGGAGGCCCTGTGA
- a CDS encoding putative cobaltochelatase yields the protein MSTPYPFTAIVGQDDLRLGLLLNAVSPAVGGVLVRGEKGTAKSTAVRALAALMPEVAVVPGCRFSCDPVSPDPACPDGPHAAAPGASRAARTVELPVGASEDRLVGALDIERALAEGVKAFEPGLLADAHRGILYVDEVNLLHDHLVDLLLDAAAMGASYVEREGVSVRHAARFLLVGTMNPEEGELRPQLLDRFGLTVEVAASRDTDLRVEVVRRRLAYDDDPAGFAAAWADEENALRGRITAARALLPRVVLGDGALRRIAATCAAFEVDGMRADIVMARTATALAAWAGRDEVTADEVRQAALLALPHRRRRNPFDAPGLDEEKLDDTLREAAEEESRRDERDGGPDPDPDPDPDPDPDPDPDPDPGPDGPGDGGGPGGGVPPQGGGPEDAPSPSPDRPDTSAGEPGERGEPGGQGAPAGGEQQPVAAAEPFRTKMLSVPGLGEGAAGRRSRARTEHGRTTGARRPEGALTKLHLAATVQAAAPHQRARGRSGRGLVVRRDDLRQATREGREGNLVLFVVDASGSMAARRRMSAVKGAVLSLLLDAYQRRDKVGLVTFRGRDAELVLPPTSSVDAAAARLETLPTGGRTPLAAGLLKAHDVLRVERMRDPSRRPLLVVVTDGRATGGPEPVALAARAGRLHAAEGTASVVVDCESGIVRLGLAAQLARDLGGTAVTLDELRADSIAGLVKDVRAAGRAA from the coding sequence GTGAGCACGCCGTATCCGTTCACCGCGATCGTCGGCCAGGACGATCTGAGGCTCGGGCTGCTGCTGAACGCCGTGTCACCCGCGGTCGGCGGGGTGCTGGTGCGCGGCGAGAAGGGCACCGCGAAGTCCACCGCGGTGCGGGCGCTGGCGGCCCTGATGCCGGAGGTCGCGGTGGTGCCGGGCTGCCGGTTCTCCTGCGACCCGGTCTCCCCCGACCCGGCGTGCCCGGACGGTCCGCACGCGGCGGCGCCCGGCGCTTCGCGGGCGGCGCGGACGGTGGAGCTGCCGGTCGGCGCCTCCGAGGACCGGCTGGTCGGCGCGCTCGACATCGAACGGGCGCTCGCCGAGGGCGTGAAGGCCTTCGAGCCGGGTCTGCTGGCCGACGCGCACCGCGGAATCCTCTACGTGGACGAGGTCAACCTCCTCCACGACCATCTGGTGGACCTGCTGCTGGACGCGGCGGCGATGGGCGCGTCGTACGTGGAGCGCGAGGGCGTCTCCGTACGCCACGCGGCACGGTTCCTGCTGGTCGGCACGATGAACCCGGAAGAGGGCGAGCTGCGGCCGCAGTTGCTGGACCGGTTCGGGCTGACCGTGGAGGTGGCCGCGTCCCGGGACACCGATCTGCGGGTGGAGGTCGTGCGGCGGCGCCTGGCGTACGACGACGATCCGGCGGGCTTCGCGGCGGCGTGGGCCGACGAGGAGAACGCGCTGCGCGGGCGGATCACCGCGGCGCGCGCCCTGCTCCCCCGGGTCGTGCTCGGTGACGGGGCGCTGCGACGGATCGCGGCCACCTGCGCGGCGTTCGAGGTCGACGGGATGCGCGCGGACATCGTGATGGCCCGTACCGCGACCGCCCTGGCCGCCTGGGCCGGGCGGGACGAGGTGACCGCCGACGAAGTGCGGCAGGCCGCCCTGCTGGCGTTGCCGCACCGGCGCCGGCGCAACCCCTTCGACGCTCCGGGGCTGGACGAGGAGAAGCTCGACGACACGCTCCGGGAGGCCGCCGAGGAGGAGAGCCGGCGGGACGAGCGGGACGGCGGCCCGGACCCCGATCCGGACCCCGATCCGGACCCCGATCCGGACCCCGATCCGGACCCCGACCCCGGGCCGGACGGGCCGGGCGACGGGGGCGGTCCCGGGGGCGGGGTGCCGCCGCAGGGGGGTGGTCCCGAGGACGCGCCTTCGCCCTCGCCGGACCGTCCGGACACCTCGGCGGGCGAACCGGGCGAGCGGGGCGAACCGGGCGGGCAGGGCGCTCCGGCGGGCGGTGAGCAGCAGCCGGTCGCGGCTGCCGAGCCGTTCCGTACGAAGATGCTGAGCGTCCCCGGCCTCGGCGAGGGCGCGGCCGGGCGCCGGTCGCGGGCGCGGACCGAGCACGGCCGGACGACCGGCGCGCGGCGTCCGGAGGGCGCGCTGACCAAGCTGCACCTGGCTGCGACCGTGCAGGCCGCCGCCCCGCACCAGCGGGCGCGCGGACGGTCCGGGCGGGGGCTCGTGGTGCGCCGGGACGATCTGCGGCAGGCGACCCGGGAGGGGCGTGAGGGCAACCTCGTGCTCTTCGTGGTGGACGCCTCCGGGTCGATGGCGGCCCGCCGGCGGATGAGCGCGGTCAAGGGCGCGGTGCTGTCGCTGCTGCTCGACGCGTACCAACGGCGGGACAAGGTGGGCCTGGTGACGTTCCGGGGGCGGGACGCCGAGCTGGTGCTGCCGCCGACCTCGTCGGTGGACGCGGCGGCGGCCCGGCTGGAAACCCTGCCGACCGGTGGGCGCACCCCGCTGGCCGCCGGTCTGCTGAAGGCGCACGACGTACTGCGGGTGGAGCGGATGCGCGATCCCTCGCGGCGTCCGCTCCTCGTGGTGGTGACGGACGGCCGGGCGACCGGTGGTCCGGAGCCGGTGGCGCTGGCCGCCCGGGCGGGCCGGCTGCACGCCGCCGAGGGCACCGCGTCCGTGGTGGTGGACTGCGAGTCGGGGATCGTACGCCTCGGGCTCGCCGCACAGCTCGCCCGCGATCTGGGAGGCACCGCCGTCACGCTCGACGAGCTGCGGGCCGACTCGATCGCCGGGCTGGTCAAGGATGTCAGAGCAGCCGGGAGGGCCGCGTAA
- a CDS encoding inorganic phosphate transporter yields the protein MEHITLLLAIVIATALVFDFTNGFHDTANAMATTISTGALKPKTAVAMSAILNLVGAFLSVEVAKTISGGIVDEDGLRTEVIFAALVGAILWNLVTWLVGLPSSSSHALFGGLIGAAVMSAGWSSVDGGTVVTKILLPAVAAPLVAGAASMLATRLSYRVSRNVTDEAQLESTAKGYRVGQIASAGLVSLAHGTNDAQKTMGIITLALVTGGVLSPGSNPPVWVICSAGLAIAMGTYFGGWRIIRTMGSGLTDLQPQQGFAAQTGAATVILASSHLGFSLSTTQSCSGAVMGAGLGRKGGTVKWSTATRMFVAWGLTLPAAGLVGAGAEFLTRQGTWGIALVAALLVAGSGAIWMLSRRKPLDPHDVAGAGEPAGVVTAAIAAVSPPPAGVPAPGLPAGGLTATIPSPLPATPAPASTTEPARPAAV from the coding sequence ATGGAACACATCACGCTGCTGCTCGCGATCGTCATCGCGACAGCTCTCGTGTTCGATTTCACGAACGGTTTCCACGACACCGCCAACGCGATGGCCACCACCATCTCGACCGGCGCCCTGAAGCCGAAGACAGCGGTGGCGATGTCCGCCATCCTCAATCTGGTCGGCGCGTTCCTGTCCGTGGAGGTCGCGAAAACGATCTCCGGCGGGATCGTCGACGAGGACGGCCTGAGAACCGAGGTCATCTTCGCGGCGCTCGTCGGCGCCATCCTGTGGAATCTGGTGACCTGGCTGGTCGGCCTGCCGTCCAGTTCGTCCCACGCCCTGTTCGGCGGGCTCATCGGCGCCGCCGTGATGTCCGCCGGCTGGTCCTCGGTCGACGGCGGCACCGTCGTCACCAAGATCCTGCTGCCCGCCGTCGCCGCCCCGCTGGTGGCCGGTGCCGCCTCGATGCTGGCGACCAGGCTGTCGTACCGCGTCAGCCGGAACGTCACCGACGAGGCGCAGCTGGAGTCGACGGCCAAGGGCTACCGTGTCGGGCAGATCGCCTCGGCCGGTCTCGTCTCGCTCGCCCACGGCACCAACGACGCGCAGAAGACGATGGGCATCATCACCCTCGCGCTCGTCACCGGCGGCGTCCTCTCCCCCGGCTCGAACCCGCCGGTCTGGGTGATCTGCTCGGCCGGTCTGGCCATCGCCATGGGGACCTACTTCGGCGGCTGGCGCATCATCCGCACCATGGGCAGCGGGCTGACGGACCTCCAGCCGCAGCAGGGCTTCGCGGCCCAGACCGGCGCGGCGACCGTCATCCTGGCCTCCTCCCACCTCGGCTTCTCGCTCTCCACCACGCAGTCGTGCTCCGGCGCGGTGATGGGTGCCGGACTCGGCCGCAAGGGCGGCACGGTGAAGTGGTCCACCGCGACCCGGATGTTCGTGGCCTGGGGCCTGACGCTCCCGGCGGCGGGTCTGGTCGGCGCGGGTGCCGAGTTCCTGACCCGGCAGGGCACCTGGGGCATCGCCCTGGTCGCCGCGCTGCTCGTCGCGGGCTCCGGTGCCATCTGGATGCTGTCGCGGCGCAAGCCGCTCGACCCGCACGACGTCGCCGGGGCGGGCGAGCCCGCGGGCGTCGTCACCGCGGCCATCGCCGCCGTCTCCCCGCCGCCCGCCGGAGTACCGGCCCCGGGTCTCCCGGCCGGCGGTCTCACGGCCACCATCCCCTCCCCCCTCCCCGCCACGCCGGCCCCGGCGTCGACCACCGAACCGGCCCGTCCGGCCGCGGTGTAA
- a CDS encoding cobyrinate a,c-diamide synthase, which translates to MNGPRNTPRLVIAAPASGSGKTTVATGLMAAFAARGLAVSPHKVGPDYIDPGYHALATGRPGRNLDAYMCGTGLIGPLFAHGSAGADLAVVEGVMGLFDGASGQGELASTAQVAKLLRAPVVLVVDASSQSRSVAALVHGFAAWDPGVRIGGVILNKVASDRHETLLRDALEESGLPVLGVLRRAAQVETPSRHLGLVPVAERRADAVDAVAAMGERVRAGCDMDALLALARTAPPLDVTAWEPEGHELSGKRPVVAVAGGAAFTFAYAEHAELLTAAGAEVVPFDPLHDEKLPDGTAGLVIGGGFPEVYAPELSANEPLRRAVTALAESGAPVAAECAGLLYLARELDGRPMCGVLDASARMSGRLTLGYREAVAVADSSLAAAGTRVRGHEFHRTVLEPGAGPVPAWGMHLPERRVEGFVRGGVHASYLHTHWAGAPGTARRFVERCG; encoded by the coding sequence GTGAACGGCCCCCGGAACACGCCCCGTCTGGTGATCGCCGCCCCGGCCTCGGGCAGCGGCAAGACCACCGTCGCCACCGGGCTGATGGCCGCCTTCGCCGCGCGCGGGCTCGCCGTATCCCCGCACAAGGTGGGCCCCGACTACATCGATCCCGGCTACCACGCGCTGGCGACCGGGCGGCCGGGCCGCAATCTCGACGCGTACATGTGCGGGACCGGTCTCATCGGGCCGCTCTTCGCGCACGGCTCGGCGGGCGCGGACCTCGCGGTGGTGGAGGGCGTGATGGGGCTCTTCGACGGGGCCTCGGGCCAGGGCGAGCTGGCGTCGACGGCGCAGGTGGCGAAGTTGCTGCGGGCGCCGGTGGTGCTGGTGGTCGACGCCTCCTCGCAGTCGCGTTCGGTGGCCGCCCTGGTGCACGGTTTCGCGGCCTGGGACCCGGGGGTGCGGATCGGCGGGGTGATCCTCAACAAGGTGGCCTCCGACCGGCACGAGACGCTGCTGCGGGACGCCCTGGAGGAGTCCGGGCTGCCGGTCCTCGGGGTGCTGCGGCGGGCCGCGCAGGTGGAGACCCCGTCACGCCATCTGGGGCTGGTGCCGGTGGCCGAGCGGCGTGCGGACGCGGTGGACGCGGTGGCGGCGATGGGCGAACGCGTGCGGGCCGGCTGCGACATGGACGCGCTGCTGGCGCTGGCGCGTACCGCTCCGCCGCTGGACGTGACGGCCTGGGAGCCGGAGGGTCACGAGCTCTCCGGGAAGCGGCCGGTGGTCGCCGTGGCGGGCGGGGCGGCGTTCACCTTCGCGTACGCCGAGCACGCCGAGCTGCTCACGGCGGCGGGGGCGGAGGTCGTCCCCTTCGACCCGCTGCACGACGAGAAGCTCCCCGACGGCACGGCCGGACTGGTCATCGGGGGCGGTTTCCCGGAGGTGTACGCCCCCGAGCTGTCGGCCAACGAACCGCTGCGCCGGGCGGTCACCGCGCTCGCGGAGAGCGGGGCGCCGGTGGCGGCCGAGTGCGCGGGGCTGCTCTATCTGGCGCGTGAGCTGGACGGCCGGCCGATGTGCGGGGTGCTGGACGCGAGCGCCCGGATGTCGGGACGCCTGACGCTCGGTTACCGGGAGGCGGTGGCGGTCGCGGACAGTTCGCTGGCGGCGGCCGGGACCCGGGTGCGCGGCCACGAGTTCCACCGCACGGTGCTGGAGCCGGGCGCCGGGCCCGTACCGGCCTGGGGCATGCACCTGCCGGAACGCCGGGTGGAGGGCTTCGTCCGGGGCGGGGTGCACGCGAGTTATCTGCACACCCACTGGGCGGGGGCGCCGGGGACGGCCCGGCGGTTCGTGGAGCGGTGCGGCTGA
- the cobO gene encoding cob(I)yrinic acid a,c-diamide adenosyltransferase — MPQGQPTSVPDDGLTTRQRRNRPLLLVHTGIGKGKSTAAFGLALRAWNQGWPIGVFQFVKSAKWKVGEENALKVLGASGEGGTVAWHKMGEGWSWVQRGPLGENDNTANEEKAREGWAQVKRDLAAETYKLYVLDEFAYPLHWGWIDTEDVVETLRNRPGTQHVVITGRNAPQALLDAADLVTDMSKVKHPMDAGQKGQRGIEW, encoded by the coding sequence ATGCCGCAGGGACAGCCGACTTCGGTACCGGACGACGGGCTCACCACCCGTCAGCGCCGCAACCGCCCCCTTCTCCTGGTCCACACCGGGATCGGCAAGGGGAAGTCGACGGCGGCCTTCGGGCTGGCGCTCCGGGCCTGGAACCAGGGGTGGCCGATCGGGGTGTTCCAGTTCGTCAAGTCGGCGAAGTGGAAGGTCGGCGAGGAGAACGCGCTGAAGGTCCTCGGGGCCAGTGGCGAGGGCGGAACGGTCGCCTGGCACAAGATGGGCGAGGGCTGGTCGTGGGTCCAGCGCGGGCCCTTGGGGGAGAACGACAACACGGCGAACGAGGAGAAGGCCCGGGAGGGCTGGGCGCAGGTCAAGCGCGACCTCGCCGCCGAGACGTACAAGCTGTACGTGCTGGACGAGTTCGCGTATCCGCTGCACTGGGGGTGGATCGACACCGAGGACGTGGTGGAGACGCTGCGGAACCGTCCCGGCACCCAGCACGTGGTGATCACCGGCCGCAACGCCCCGCAGGCGCTGCTGGACGCGGCGGACCTGGTGACCGACATGTCGAAGGTGAAGCACCCGATGGACGCGGGTCAGAAGGGCCAGCGAGGCATCGAGTGGTGA
- a CDS encoding cobalamin biosynthesis protein — translation MRADRVFAYGATAGLIADRVLGDPRRGHPVAGFGRAAAAVEKRLWRDHRGRGALHTLVCAGGAVGAAVLASRAVRRTPAAAVALTAAATWSVVGGTSLGREARTVGAALDSGDVEAARERLPHLCGRDPQALDAQGIARAVVESVAENTSDAVVGALVWGALGGVPGLVGFRAVNTLDAMVGHRSPRHRRFGWASARLDDLVGWPGARLTAVLATVAGGRPGQAVRAWRADAGRHPSPNAGPVEAAFAGALGVRLGGTLAYGGRVEHRPVLNGAEGRAVAVEAGDIERAVRLSRRVSVLALAVCVAGRLTAHHLITERGRA, via the coding sequence GTGCGTGCCGACCGCGTCTTCGCGTACGGCGCCACCGCCGGACTGATCGCCGACCGTGTGCTGGGCGATCCTCGCCGGGGCCATCCGGTCGCCGGGTTCGGCCGGGCCGCCGCCGCCGTCGAGAAGCGCCTGTGGCGGGACCACCGGGGCCGGGGCGCGCTGCACACCCTGGTGTGCGCCGGAGGCGCCGTGGGCGCCGCCGTGCTCGCCTCCCGTGCCGTGCGCCGCACTCCCGCCGCGGCCGTCGCGCTGACGGCCGCCGCCACCTGGTCCGTCGTCGGCGGTACTTCGCTGGGCCGCGAGGCCAGGACCGTCGGCGCGGCGCTGGACTCCGGGGACGTCGAGGCGGCCCGGGAGCGGCTGCCGCATCTGTGCGGGCGCGACCCCCAGGCGCTGGACGCTCAGGGGATCGCCCGTGCCGTGGTGGAGTCGGTCGCCGAGAACACCTCCGACGCCGTCGTCGGCGCCCTGGTCTGGGGCGCCCTGGGCGGGGTCCCGGGGCTGGTGGGCTTCCGCGCCGTGAACACGCTGGACGCGATGGTCGGCCACCGTTCGCCGCGCCACCGCCGCTTCGGCTGGGCCTCGGCCCGGCTGGACGACCTGGTGGGCTGGCCCGGCGCGCGGCTCACCGCCGTCCTCGCCACCGTCGCCGGGGGCCGGCCGGGGCAGGCGGTCCGGGCCTGGCGCGCGGACGCGGGCCGGCACCCGAGCCCGAACGCGGGCCCGGTGGAGGCCGCGTTCGCCGGCGCGCTCGGCGTACGGCTGGGCGGGACCCTCGCGTACGGCGGGCGGGTCGAGCACCGGCCGGTGCTGAACGGCGCCGAGGGGCGGGCCGTGGCCGTGGAGGCGGGGGACATCGAACGCGCGGTGCGGCTGTCGCGCCGGGTGAGCGTGCTGGCCCTGGCCGTCTGCGTCGCCGGACGGCTGACGGCGCACCACCTGATCACGGAACGAGGACGGGCATGA
- a CDS encoding ZIP family metal transporter, with protein sequence MAVFVALGAFLMTLAGGWVAQRVTDRRHLVLGFAGGLMLGVVGLDLLPEAIDAAGRPVAGVPAALLLFVGGFLLAHLVERLLAVRQAAHGAGEERVPQVGLTAAAAMVGHSLMDGVALGAAFQVGAGMGAAVALAVITHDFADGFNTYTLTSLYGNNRRKAFFMLFADAIAPIVGAATTLVFTLPEELLGGYLGFFSGALLYLAAAEILPEAHHDHPARSTVLCTIGGVGFIWLVVGIAD encoded by the coding sequence ATGGCGGTGTTCGTCGCGCTCGGCGCGTTCCTGATGACTCTGGCCGGCGGCTGGGTCGCGCAACGCGTCACCGACCGCCGGCACCTGGTGCTCGGCTTCGCCGGCGGGCTGATGCTCGGCGTGGTCGGTCTCGACCTCCTGCCGGAGGCGATCGATGCGGCCGGGCGGCCCGTGGCGGGGGTGCCCGCCGCCCTGCTGTTGTTCGTGGGGGGCTTTCTGCTGGCCCATCTGGTGGAGCGCCTGCTCGCCGTACGCCAGGCGGCGCACGGTGCGGGCGAGGAACGCGTCCCCCAGGTGGGGCTGACGGCGGCGGCCGCGATGGTCGGCCACAGCCTGATGGACGGGGTCGCGCTCGGCGCCGCCTTCCAAGTCGGCGCCGGCATGGGGGCCGCCGTCGCACTCGCCGTCATCACCCACGACTTCGCCGACGGATTCAACACCTACACCCTTACCAGTCTCTACGGGAACAATCGCCGCAAGGCGTTCTTCATGCTCTTCGCGGACGCGATCGCCCCGATCGTGGGCGCGGCGACCACGTTGGTGTTCACTCTTCCGGAGGAACTGCTCGGCGGATATCTGGGGTTCTTCAGCGGCGCGCTCCTCTACCTCGCCGCCGCCGAGATCCTGCCCGAGGCCCACCACGACCACCCCGCGCGTTCGACCGTGCTCTGCACGATCGGCGGGGTCGGCTTCATCTGGCTGGTCGTCGGCATCGCGGACTGA
- the cobC gene encoding Rv2231c family pyridoxal phosphate-dependent protein CobC, translating to MTADAGSGPHSPAPAAGPALVVGVGARRGVPGEEVSALIEQVLRTAGLAVSDVVELATVEAKTAEPGIVAAAARLGVPLRGRSAAELTRVPVPGASEEVGAWVGTPSVAEAAALCAADELVVPKTKSARATCAVARRGGVRAVLPEAESSAAPVTGGAAPITMAAMTPPTRYFESGGPDLRHHGDAEVRGRQLTDLAVNVRTNTPPHWLRERIAASLGGLAAYPDGRAARAAVAARHGLPVNRVLLTAGAAEAFVLIARALPALRPVVVHPQFTEPEAALRAAGHEVGRVILRAEDGFRLDPARVPEDADLVIVGNPTNPTSVLHPAGVLEALARPGRTLVVDEAFMDAVPGEREALCGRTDIPGLVVLRSLTKTWGLAGLRIGYVLADPGVIALLEEAQPLWPVSSPALAAAEACMEPRALAEAACAADRIAVDRAHLLAGIAEFGEIEVVAPAQGPFVLIRLEGASELREGLRSLGFAARRGDTFPGLGPDWLRLAVRDRVTTNRFLQALDLALQAMPVVAGRQAG from the coding sequence GTGACCGCAGACGCAGGGTCCGGACCCCACTCCCCCGCCCCCGCCGCCGGGCCCGCGCTCGTCGTCGGCGTGGGTGCCCGCAGGGGCGTCCCGGGCGAGGAGGTGTCCGCGCTGATCGAACAGGTGCTGCGGACGGCGGGTCTCGCGGTCTCCGACGTGGTCGAACTGGCCACCGTCGAGGCGAAGACCGCGGAGCCGGGCATCGTGGCGGCGGCCGCGCGGCTCGGGGTTCCGCTGCGCGGCAGGTCGGCCGCGGAGCTGACCCGGGTGCCGGTGCCCGGAGCGTCCGAGGAGGTCGGCGCATGGGTCGGTACGCCCTCGGTGGCAGAGGCGGCGGCGCTCTGCGCGGCGGACGAACTGGTGGTACCGAAGACGAAGTCGGCCCGTGCGACGTGCGCGGTGGCCCGCCGCGGCGGGGTGCGCGCGGTTCTCCCGGAAGCGGAATCTTCCGCTGCGCCGGTGACGGGAGGCGCCGCGCCCATCACCATGGCTGCCATGACTCCCCCCACGCGGTACTTCGAGAGCGGCGGCCCCGACCTGCGTCACCACGGCGACGCGGAGGTGCGCGGCCGGCAATTGACCGATCTCGCCGTGAATGTCCGGACGAACACCCCGCCGCACTGGTTGCGGGAACGCATAGCGGCCTCCCTCGGAGGGCTCGCCGCCTACCCCGACGGCCGTGCGGCGCGGGCCGCCGTCGCCGCCCGGCACGGGCTCCCGGTGAACCGGGTACTGCTCACCGCCGGGGCGGCCGAGGCGTTCGTGCTGATCGCGCGGGCACTGCCGGCCCTGCGGCCGGTCGTGGTGCACCCGCAGTTCACGGAGCCGGAGGCGGCGCTGCGGGCGGCCGGGCACGAGGTGGGGCGAGTGATCCTGCGGGCGGAGGACGGGTTCCGGCTGGACCCGGCGAGGGTGCCGGAGGACGCCGATCTGGTGATCGTCGGCAATCCGACCAACCCGACGTCGGTGCTGCACCCGGCCGGTGTGCTGGAGGCGCTGGCGAGACCGGGCCGGACCCTGGTGGTCGACGAGGCGTTCATGGACGCCGTGCCCGGGGAGCGCGAGGCGCTCTGCGGGCGTACGGACATCCCGGGCCTCGTCGTGCTGCGCAGCCTCACCAAGACGTGGGGGCTGGCCGGGCTGCGGATCGGCTACGTGCTGGCCGATCCCGGGGTGATCGCCCTGCTGGAGGAGGCGCAGCCGCTCTGGCCCGTGTCGTCGCCGGCGCTGGCGGCGGCCGAGGCCTGCATGGAGCCGCGGGCACTGGCGGAGGCGGCCTGCGCGGCGGACCGGATCGCGGTGGACCGGGCCCATCTGCTGGCGGGCATCGCGGAGTTCGGCGAGATCGAGGTGGTGGCCCCGGCGCAGGGGCCGTTCGTGCTGATCCGGCTGGAGGGTGCGTCCGAACTGCGGGAGGGGCTGCGTTCGCTGGGGTTCGCGGCCCGGCGCGGGGACACCTTCCCGGGGCTCGGACCGGACTGGCTGCGGCTCGCGGTCCGGGACCGGGTGACGACGAACCGCTTCCTGCAGGCACTGGACCTGGCGCTCCAGGCGATGCCAGTGGTGGCCGGGAGGCAGGCGGGGTGA